One region of Aminobacterium colombiense DSM 12261 genomic DNA includes:
- the ychF gene encoding redox-regulated ATPase YchF → MLKCGIVGLPLCGKSTVFNVITRAGAEVKPYASGKTDPNRAMVSVPDPRFEHLVTIFEPKKQTPATVEFVDLAGLSRDASKGAGLGNAFLSFVAESDALVHVVRTFDNPEVPHPEDNIDPARDWNIVEMELIYRDLGVIDNRLSRLAAKKRLLPEEEEEKKLLERCQAFLMEEKPLRELGLSEDEQRKLSGFAFLTLKPEMIVLNLDETQTEGHVPGLDAIMSIAKERGLGLVQVFGRMEMEMADLSEDEQREFMADLGIKEAGRERLIQEAYSLLGLISFFTTGKDEVKAWTLKKDATAVEAAGAIHSDLARGFIRAQVVHYPDFVACGDSMPACRDKGVLRLEGKEYLVQDGDMIEIRFNV, encoded by the coding sequence ATGCTGAAATGCGGTATAGTGGGTTTGCCCCTTTGTGGCAAAAGCACTGTCTTCAATGTTATAACTAGAGCTGGAGCAGAAGTAAAGCCCTATGCCAGTGGTAAAACCGATCCCAACCGAGCAATGGTTTCAGTTCCTGACCCAAGATTTGAGCATCTCGTTACGATCTTTGAGCCGAAAAAACAGACGCCGGCTACTGTGGAGTTTGTTGACTTGGCGGGACTTTCCCGGGATGCCAGCAAAGGAGCCGGCCTGGGAAATGCTTTTCTTTCTTTTGTGGCTGAGTCAGATGCCCTTGTCCATGTGGTCAGAACTTTTGATAACCCGGAAGTTCCCCATCCGGAAGATAATATCGATCCAGCACGGGACTGGAATATAGTGGAAATGGAACTTATTTATCGAGACCTCGGAGTTATCGATAATAGGCTGTCCCGTTTAGCAGCAAAGAAACGTCTTCTTCCTGAAGAGGAGGAAGAAAAAAAGCTCCTTGAACGTTGCCAGGCCTTCCTTATGGAGGAAAAACCTCTTAGAGAGCTTGGTTTATCAGAAGATGAACAGCGAAAATTGAGCGGCTTTGCTTTTCTGACCCTGAAGCCTGAAATGATCGTGCTCAATCTTGACGAAACCCAGACTGAAGGGCACGTGCCAGGCCTTGACGCAATAATGTCTATTGCAAAAGAACGAGGCCTAGGCCTTGTGCAGGTTTTTGGCCGGATGGAAATGGAGATGGCAGATCTCTCGGAGGATGAGCAGAGGGAATTCATGGCAGACCTGGGCATCAAAGAGGCTGGCAGAGAACGTCTCATTCAGGAAGCCTATAGCCTGCTTGGACTCATCTCCTTTTTTACTACGGGAAAAGATGAAGTGAAGGCATGGACGCTGAAAAAAGATGCTACAGCTGTAGAGGCTGCGGGGGCAATTCACTCTGATTTGGCAAGAGGATTTATTCGAGCCCAGGTTGTACACTACCCTGATTTTGTAGCCTGTGGAGATTCCATGCCCGCCTGCCGCGATAAGGGCGTGCTGCGCCTTGAAGGAAAGGAATACCTCGTGCAGGATGGCGACATGATAGAAATTCGTTTCAATGTTTAA